GAACGCCTGAGTGATCGGTATCATACAGCATGTGATCCTCGTTTGAATGCAAATCAGGCGTTGGAGCTTGCTTTCCTGATTGCCGAAACCCTTAAGAAAGAAAGAGGTAATGACGTTTCAGCTGCGGCTGCGTCATAATCTTCGGGCAAATGAATCAGCAATCCATAAAAACCGGCCTGACGGCAGTTGATCAGAGTATATCTGATCATACAGATCAGTATTTTAATAAAACGAAGAAGGTCGTCCGGGAGTTTGGCGATAAAATAGTCACTTACGCCATTTTTATGCGGCGTCCGGTTATCTTTTGCCCTCGCCTTGTTGTCGAATGGTTGGAAGAGATCAATCGTCTTCGAGGATATACTTTTCAGGTGGAACCCTGTTTTGAAGAAGGTGACTGGGTTGGGGCAGGCGAGCCGCTGATTTATATCACTGGCAGTTTTATTGATCTTGTTGATCTTGAGACCTTGTATCTTCAGAAACTTGGTTCCGCCTGCGTTGCCGCTTATAACGCGTATCTGATGTGCGGTCATTTGCCCAATGCTTCGTTTTTGGCAATGGATGCGCGCCACTGTGCCGGTTCTGAAATGGCAGAAATGATGGCCTATGCTGCATCGGTAGGCAGTAAAGCTGCGCAAAACGAGCATGGTGCAATCGGTTTTATTGGGAATGCCAATGACAGCACAGCTCATTATTTCGGGAATACAAAAGGGCTCGGCACCATGCCGCATGCCCTGATTGGATATGCGGGCAGTACGCTCCGTGCAGCCGAAATGTTTATCGAAAGCTTTCCCGGTGAACCGATCACGGTCCTTGTGGATTATTTTGGTAAGGAAATCACCGACGCGCTTGCCGTATGTCACCGTTTCCCTGAGATGGCGGCCGATGGCTTGATCTCTATTCGAATGGATACCCATGGCGGGCGATTTATCGAAGGGCTGGATCCGGCTGGATCTTATGCGGTTGTCGAACGTTACATGCCGAAAGGTATTCGTCAGTATCGGTCTGAAGAAGAATTGAAATGGATCGTCGGGACCGGGGTCTCGGCGGCAGCGATCTATCGCATGCGCGAATGTCTTGATGAAGCAGGTTTCGACAAGGTTCGGATTGTTGCTTCCTCAGGTTTTTCAGCAGAAAAATGTCGGATCATGGGCAGTCTGAATGTGCCGATTGATGTGATCGGGACCGGGTCCTATCTCCCCTCCAGCTGGACAGAGACTTATGCGACCGCAGATATCATAGCTTATGACGGTGAACCCAGTGTGAAACTGGGCCGGGAATTTTTGTTGAAAAAGGAAAAATAGTGTCTCTTTTGGGATAGGGCCGCAAGAGGACAGGCGCTATACCGCCTGTCTTTGTCTTATGACGCGTATTATTAGCGTAAGTGATCGGATACAGCCCCGTGAGATCAGCTTTATCGGCATGTTGGCCACTATTATTTGGAATCGCCTTGATGATGCTCGGCAATGGTTTGCAGGGCAGTCTTCTAGGTGTGCGCGCCAATATCGAAGGCTTTCCGACTGCACTGACCGGTTTCATCATGTCAGCCTACTATGTAGGCTTTCTTTTTGGATCGATTGTCACTCCAAAAATTTTGGTTACAGTGGGCCATGTCCGTGTATTCGCGGCATTGGCGTCGCTTGCTTCCACGACCACGTTGTTGCACGCCGTTATTCCCGATCCGTATATGTGGGGGATTTTCCGGATTATTACAGGCTTTTGCTTCGCCGGGCTTTATATTGTCAGTGAAAGCTGGCTGAACGATGTTGCGAGCAATGAAACCCGCGGGCAAATCCTGTCCTTTTATATGACAATCATATGGGTTGGTATGGCCGGCGGACAGTTCCTTCTGACCGTTTCCGATCCGGGCGGATACAACCTTTTCATTATTGTTTCTGTACTGGTTTCGTTTGCGCTTATTCCATCAGCGCTCACCGCGTCGCCACTCCCGAATATGGAGACGACCCGCAGTCTGGGCTTGAGGCAGCTTTACAAGATTTCTCCGTTGGGGGTAATTGGTGTTTTCTCAGTTGGTGTTGGACATGGTGCGTTTTTCGCTATGGCCGCGGTATATGCGGGCTTGATCAACCTGTCATTGATTGAAATTTCGACCTTTATCAGTGTGAGCATTATTGGAGGGGCCCTGTTGCAAATGCCAATCGGTCGACTGTCAGATCATTTCGATCGTCGGCAAGTGATCTTTGGCACGGCCATTTTAGCCGCTGCAACCGGCGCCATGATGTTTGTCCTGCAGGATGGCGAGAGTAAACTCCTGTTTTTGTTGGGAGCAGGGGTCTTTGGTGGCTTTTGTATGCCGATCTATTCTTTGTGTCTGGCGCATACAAACGATTATCTTGAACCCGACGAAATGGTGGCCGCGAGTAGTGGGTTGATTTTGACCAATAGTGTGGGGGCGGTAATCGGCCCGTTGATCGTCTCTTTTCTGATGTCCAGTTTTGGTGCGTCGGCCTTCTTTGTTTTTCTGGCAACAATCTTTGCGTTTATCGGGTTTTTTACCCTGTACCGCATGAGTATTAAAGAATCTGTTCCGGTCGATGAACAGGTTGAATTTGTGGCCATGCCAATTCGTTCAGGAACCATGGTTCCAGTCATGAACCCTGAATCAGAGGAATGGATTGAAGATGAACCCATCGATTTTGAACATTATGAAAACAAGGATATTACCCATCCGTTCTTTCTGAGCAAAGCGTCCATGAGCATAATGGAAGATTATGTTGAAGATGATGACGAAGACGATGAGACCGGTAGTATTATGGACGACGGTCCCTCCTTGTGGAACCGAAACGGCTAACAGACTGTTGTCTGCCTGCCGTCTTTTCCAGCGGATTTGCAAAAAAGACGAAACTCCCCATTGCTGGACGGGCAAAGGAGAGTTAAAACCTTTGCATGACTGATAAATTACGTATTGCAATGGCACAGGCCAACCCGACATTGGGTGATATTGCAGGAAACATCAAATTGGCGCGCGAATTTCGGCAGGAAGCTGAAGCGGATGGCGCTGACCTGATCGTTTATCCCGAACTTTTCTTGAGCGGATATCCGCCGGAAGATCTGGTTCTGAAGCCCGCTTTTATTCGAAGCATCAAAGCCGCTATTGACGAGCTTACAGAACTGACACTGGATGGCGGACCGGCCATGTTGATGTCGGGACCGGTGTCAGAGAACGGGAAGCTTTATAATTCTGTTTTCCTGTTGGAAGATGGGAAAATGTCGGCCATTCGTCATAAAGCCAAATTACCTAATTATGGCGTTTTTGATGAAATGCGAGTATTTGACGCAGGGCCGTTGCCCGGGCCAATCCCGTTCAAAGGGGTCCGTCTCGGTGTCATGATCTGCGAAGATATGTGGTTCAATGATGTGGCCGAATGCCTTGCTGAAACGGGTGCAGAATTGCTGATTGTTCCCAATGGCAGCCCGTTTGATCATGAAAAAAGTGACTCCCGTATCAATTATGCGGTGGAACGTGTAACCGAAACCGGTTTGCCATTGATGTATGTTAATCAGATTGGCGGACAGGACGAACTTGTGTTCGATGGCGGGTCTTTTATCCTTAATTCGGATCGATCCTTGCCCGTGCAGATGAGTTGTTGGAAAGAGGATCTTCTGATCACGGATTGGCGCCGCAATGATGAAGGAGCTTGGCAGTGCGACACGGAGCATCTGAAAGATCCCGGTGCATCATTGGAACGGGTTTATCATGCCATGGTTCTGGGTTTAAAAGATTATGTGGAAAAGAACAAATTTCCGGGTGTTGTTCTGGGCCTTTCTGGCGGAATTGATAGCGCCCTAAGTGCCGCTGTTTCCGTTGATGCATTAGGAGCGGACCGGGTTCATTGTGTTATGATGCCGTCCAAATACACCTCACAGGAAAGTCTGGATGATGCCGCGGAATGCGCCCGCCTTCTTGGAACGCGTCTGGACAGTGTTCCAATTGTTCCCGCTGTTGATGCTTATGAGACCATGCTGGGCGGTCTGTTTGAAGGAACTGAAGCAGATATTACCGAGGAAAACATCCAGTCCCGTGTGCGTGGCGTGACGTTGATGGCTATTTCCAACAAATTTGGCAAGATGGTTCTGACGACTGGCAATAAATCCGAGATGTCCACCGGCTATGCAACAATTTATGGGGATATGTGCGGGGGATACTCTGTCCTTAAAGACCTTTATAAAACCCTGTGTTTCGACGTTTCGGAGTGGCGGAATGCGAACATGTCGACTTTGTTCAAGGGGCCAGCTGGCGCTGTAATGCCCAGCAATGTGATTACCAAGCCGCCGTCTGCAGAATTGCGTGAAGATCAGAAAGATGAAGACAGTTTGCCTCCTTATGAGGTTCTGGATGCCATTTTGCATGCGCTTGTGGAGGAAGAGAAATCCTTTGCGGAAATAGTTGCTGCAGGCTATGAACGCGAAACTGTTAGCCGAATTCAAAACTTGCTTTATATTGCAGAATATAAACGGCGACAGGCTCCTCCTGGCGTGAAAATTACGACCCGAAATTTTGGTCGGGACAGACGCTATCCTATTACCAACGGATACAGAGATAAAAGATGACTGCAAAATTTAGATTTGCCCCTAGCCCGACAGGTTTCCTTCATGTCGGGAACGCTCGACTGGCGCTTATTAACTGGTTGTATGCCAAAAAAACGGGCGGCCAGTTTGTCCTGCGTTTGGATGACACAGATGAAGAGCGGTCAACCGAGGAATATGCCGTTGGTATTCAAGACGATTTGACATGGCTGGGTCTCGATTGGGATGACCTGAAAAAACAGTCGTCACGGAAAGAGGAATATGATCGGGCAATTGACGCGTTAAAATCGTCAGGTCGGGTGTATGCCTGTTACGAAACCGCAGAGGAGCTGGAATATAAACGTAAGCGGCAGATCGCCCGAAAAATGCCTCCCGTTTATGATCGGTCCGCCTTAAAACTGACCGAAGACGAGATTGAAAAATTCAAAGCAGAGGGTCGTAAACCCCACTGGCGTTTCCTGCTGGATCAGGAAAAAGTGACCTGGCAGGATGATGTTCGCGGTGAAGTCAGTGTTGATTGTGCCAGCATGTCAGATCCCGTTCTTATTCGGAGTGACGGACGCCCGCTTTACCATCTGCCATCCGTTGTGGATGATATTGATTTTGGAATTACCCATGTTATCCGGGGCGAAGACCATGTAAGCAACACAGCCCTGCATATCCAGATTTTCAAAGCCCTTGGCGCCGATGTTCCCGCATTTGCCCATCTTCCGTTACTGATGGGGCCGGATGGCGGCCCCCTGTCTAAACGGGAAGGCAGTCAAAGCCTGCGGGAGCTTCGAGGCACTGGATTGGAGCCAATGAGCATCAATAGCCTGCTTGCCCGACTTGGAACGTCTGACAATGTGGACGCGCAGGGAGACCTGGCGGCGGTTGTTGAGGGGTTTGATATCAATCGGTTCAGCCGTGCAGCTGCAAAATTTGATCCAGCGGAACTTAAAAACATTAATGCCCGCATCCTTCATGAAATGTCATGGGAGCAGGCGTCCAAGCGGCTTAACCTTGAAGGGGCCACCGAAGCATTTTGGCTGGCTGTTCGGGGGAATCTTGAGACAATCAAAGATGCTGAAGGCTGGTGGAACGTTGTCTGTGGTCCGATTACACCGGTTGTTGAGGATCCCGAATTTCTGGCAAAGGCCGCTGAATTGCTGCCAGAAGGGCCGTTGGATGCGGGAAGCTGGAAGATTTGGACCACTGCAGTGAAGGACGCCCTTGGCGTGAAAGGAAAAGCCCTTTTCATGCCTTTGCGTCAGGCGCTGACCGGACGGTCTCATGGTCCGGAAATGAATAATATGTTGGTTTTGATCGGGCGTGAAAAAGCGCTCGCGCGTCTTGCTGGTAAACAGGCCTGATTGGCTTGAGGAGAAGTAGAGTGTCCATTCAGTTATACAATACGGCGAAGCGGCAAAAAGAAGCGTTTGTCCCACGCGATCCCAAAAATGTGGGAATGTATGTCTGTGGACCAACGGTTTATGATACAGCCCATATCGGAAATGCCCGGCCAGCCGTTGTGTTTGACGTATTAGCGCGCTTGCTTCGTCACGAATATGGCGACGATCACGTGACCTATGTGCGTAATATAACGGATGTAGAAGATAAAATTATTGAAGCCGCGGCCGCCAATAACGAAAGCATTGCTGACCTCACGGCACGGACAACCAAGGCCTATCATGATGATATGGCGGCGTTAGGTGTTGGGCTGCCGGACCGCGAACCAAAAGCAACCGAGCATATCGACGGCATGATCGAGATGATCGGCGTGTTGATCGATAAAGGGCACGCCTATGAGGCGGAGGGTCATGTTCTTTTTGATGTCCCAAGTATGCCTGATTACGGAAAACTTTCCGGGCGCAACCGTGAAGAGCTGATCGAAGGGGCGCGGGTGGAAGTTGCTCCTTATAAGAAGGATCCCGCAGATTTTGTCCTGTGGAAACCGTCTCCGGGTGATATGCCTGGATGGGAAAGCCCTTGGGGCAAAGGTCGGCCGGGTTGGCATATCGAATGTTCTGTGATGTCCAAGGCCGAACTTGGAGAAGCGTTTGACATTCACGGTGGTGGTCGCGATTTGATTTTCCCTCATCATGAAAATGAAGTTGCGCAAAGCTGCTGTGCCAATGAAGACAGTACCTTCGCCCGCTATTGGGTTCATAACGGTTTTCTGACCGTTGAAGGTAAAAAAATGTCCAAGTCACTGGGCAACTTCTTTACGGTTCGCGATTTATTGGATAAGGCCAGCAAGCTGGAAAACTGCGCCGGTGAAATCTATCGTTTTCTATTGCTCAATACAGACTATCGTCAACCCTTGAACTGGACTGAAGTTGGTGTTGAAAATGCTGAAAACTCTTTGAATACGCTTTATACGGCGATGCAGAAGCTGGAAGATGTTGGCGCGGAATTGTCGGTTGTCCCCGATACGATTGTTGATCATCTGAAAAATGATATCGATACCCCATTTGCGTTGAAAGAGCTGATTGCGATCGCGAAAAAAGCCAATGTGGCCAGCGATCAAGAAGAACGCGCAATCCTGAAAGGCCAGTTAATCAAAGGCGGGCAATTGCTCGGTGTATTGCAGCAGTCTGTTGACGACTGGTTTAAAGGGGCTGCTGGCAGCGAATTGGACGGGGCGGCCATTGATGAGTTGATAGAAGAGCGTATCCAATCCAAGAAACAGAAGAATTTTGCACGGGCAGATGAAATTCGGAATGACCTGATGGAACAGGGAATCATTTTGGAAGACGGACCCGAAGGAACAACCTGGAAGAGGGCATAATGAGCAAAGAACGGCTATATCTTTTCGACACGACGCTACGGGATGGCGCGCAAACCCAAGGCGTGGATTTTAGTGTTGAGAACAAGATTTTTATTGCCGAAGCTCTGGATAAGTTGGGGATTGACTATATCGAAGGCGGATGGCCCGGCGCCAATCCTGGCGATACGGCTTTTTTCGAAAATCCGCCAAAGTTTAAAAACGCTACCTTTACTGCGTTTGGAATGACCCGTCGTCCCGGACGCAGTGTGTCCAACGATGTGGGACTTGCGGCTGTTCTTGATGCGAAAACGCCCGCAACCTGTCTGGTCGGAAAAAGCTGGGATTTTCAGGTTGATGTTGCCCTCGGTATTTCAAATCAGGAAAATGTTGAACTGATCTCGTCCAGTATCGAAGAATGTGTTCGTCAAGGGCGCGAAGCGATGTATGACGCCGAACATTTCTTTGATGGATATAAGGCCAATCCAGATTATGCGATGGAATGCTTGAAAGCTGCCCATGATGCGGGTGCCCGCTGGGTTGTCCTGTGTGATACAAATGGCGGGTCCATGCCGCATGAAGTCTCCCGGATTGTAAAAGAGGTCGTTAAAGTCATCCCCGGTGATCATGTTGGTATTCATACCCATAATGATACGGAAAATGCGGTTTCAAATACGCTTGCCGCTGTTCTGGCTGGTGCCCGGCAGGTGCAGGGAACCATCAACGGGCTGGGTGAACGCTGTGGTAATGCCAACATGATGAGCCTTATTCCAACTTTCATGTTGAAAGAGCCGTTTAAATCGCAGTTTGAAACCGGGATATCGGCTGAAGGCCTGAAAAGCCTGACTTCTGTTTCACGGCTTTTGGATGAAGTGCTAAACCGGGCTGCCAATCGGCACCAGCCCTATGTGGGACCCTCTGCGTTCACCCATAAAGGGGGACTGCATGTCTCGGCGGTTCAAAAAGACCCAAGCACCTATGAACATATCGAGCCGTCACTGGTTGGAAACTCGCGTATTATTCCTGTTTCGGATCAGGCTGGTCGGTCAAATGTTCTTGCACAGTTAAAAGACTTTGGTATGGACGTTGATCCAAAGGATCCGCGGATCGATCGCCTTCTGGAAGAGGTGAAAGAACGGGAATTTAACGGTTATAGCTATGATAGTGCGCCGGCCAGCTTTGAATTGATGGCGCGCCGTCGTCTGGGAATGGTGCCTAATTACTTTGAGGTTGAAAGTTTTCGTACGCAGGTTGAACGGCGCCACAATGCCAAAGGGGACATGATTTCTGTCTCGGATGCAGTGGTAAAAGTGATTGTTGACGGTAAACGATATATGTCTGTAGCTGAAGGAAATGGTGCGGTGAACGCGCTTGATATGGCCCTGCGAAAAGATCTTGGAAAATATTCTCAATATCTGGAAGACCTCCGGCTGGAGGATTTCAAGGTGCGTATCCTGACAACCGGGACGGAAGCTGTCACACGGGTTACCATTGAAAGCATTGATGATACCCTTAAGAACTGGACGACGGTCGGGGTTTCCCCGAACCTGGTGGATGCCGCCTTTGCCGCATTGCAGGATAGTATCATTTACAAACTTCTGAAGGCCGGTGCGCCCGCAGGAAAATAGAAGTAATTTTACATGACGAGTAACACACAAGCGCCAGCGATTATTCTCGTAGAACCCCAGATGGGAGAGAATATTGGTGCCGCAGCGCGGGCCATGCTTAATTTTGGTCTCACCGATCTGCGTCTGGTCGCCCCAAGAGACGGCTGGCCCAATGACAGGGCCATACCGCTTGCGTCCGGGGCGGATGTGGTATTGGAAAAAGCCAGACTGTTTGACACGTTGAACGAGGCAATCGCTGACTTGCAGCATGTCTATGCGACCACGGCCCGCCCGCGTGATATGATAAAACGGGTTGTAACCCCCAATGGCGCGGGCAGGGAGATGCGCAGTTCCATTGACAAGGGCGAAGCGTGCGGGATCTTGTTTGGCAAAGAAAGCTGGGGGCTGTCTAGCGACGATATTACATATGCAGACACAATCATCACGGTTCCTTTAAATCCGGACTTTTCATCGATTAATCTGGCTCAGGCGGTGTTGCTTGTTGGGTATGAATGGTATCAGCAAGCCGATGATACGCCTCAGTCCGTAATCAGGAATGAA
This region of Sneathiella aquimaris genomic DNA includes:
- a CDS encoding nicotinate phosphoribosyltransferase — translated: MNQQSIKTGLTAVDQSISDHTDQYFNKTKKVVREFGDKIVTYAIFMRRPVIFCPRLVVEWLEEINRLRGYTFQVEPCFEEGDWVGAGEPLIYITGSFIDLVDLETLYLQKLGSACVAAYNAYLMCGHLPNASFLAMDARHCAGSEMAEMMAYAASVGSKAAQNEHGAIGFIGNANDSTAHYFGNTKGLGTMPHALIGYAGSTLRAAEMFIESFPGEPITVLVDYFGKEITDALAVCHRFPEMAADGLISIRMDTHGGRFIEGLDPAGSYAVVERYMPKGIRQYRSEEELKWIVGTGVSAAAIYRMRECLDEAGFDKVRIVASSGFSAEKCRIMGSLNVPIDVIGTGSYLPSSWTETYATADIIAYDGEPSVKLGREFLLKKEK
- a CDS encoding MFS transporter; its protein translation is MMLGNGLQGSLLGVRANIEGFPTALTGFIMSAYYVGFLFGSIVTPKILVTVGHVRVFAALASLASTTTLLHAVIPDPYMWGIFRIITGFCFAGLYIVSESWLNDVASNETRGQILSFYMTIIWVGMAGGQFLLTVSDPGGYNLFIIVSVLVSFALIPSALTASPLPNMETTRSLGLRQLYKISPLGVIGVFSVGVGHGAFFAMAAVYAGLINLSLIEISTFISVSIIGGALLQMPIGRLSDHFDRRQVIFGTAILAAATGAMMFVLQDGESKLLFLLGAGVFGGFCMPIYSLCLAHTNDYLEPDEMVAASSGLILTNSVGAVIGPLIVSFLMSSFGASAFFVFLATIFAFIGFFTLYRMSIKESVPVDEQVEFVAMPIRSGTMVPVMNPESEEWIEDEPIDFEHYENKDITHPFFLSKASMSIMEDYVEDDDEDDETGSIMDDGPSLWNRNG
- a CDS encoding NAD+ synthase yields the protein MTDKLRIAMAQANPTLGDIAGNIKLAREFRQEAEADGADLIVYPELFLSGYPPEDLVLKPAFIRSIKAAIDELTELTLDGGPAMLMSGPVSENGKLYNSVFLLEDGKMSAIRHKAKLPNYGVFDEMRVFDAGPLPGPIPFKGVRLGVMICEDMWFNDVAECLAETGAELLIVPNGSPFDHEKSDSRINYAVERVTETGLPLMYVNQIGGQDELVFDGGSFILNSDRSLPVQMSCWKEDLLITDWRRNDEGAWQCDTEHLKDPGASLERVYHAMVLGLKDYVEKNKFPGVVLGLSGGIDSALSAAVSVDALGADRVHCVMMPSKYTSQESLDDAAECARLLGTRLDSVPIVPAVDAYETMLGGLFEGTEADITEENIQSRVRGVTLMAISNKFGKMVLTTGNKSEMSTGYATIYGDMCGGYSVLKDLYKTLCFDVSEWRNANMSTLFKGPAGAVMPSNVITKPPSAELREDQKDEDSLPPYEVLDAILHALVEEEKSFAEIVAAGYERETVSRIQNLLYIAEYKRRQAPPGVKITTRNFGRDRRYPITNGYRDKR
- the gltX gene encoding glutamate--tRNA ligase, whose translation is MTAKFRFAPSPTGFLHVGNARLALINWLYAKKTGGQFVLRLDDTDEERSTEEYAVGIQDDLTWLGLDWDDLKKQSSRKEEYDRAIDALKSSGRVYACYETAEELEYKRKRQIARKMPPVYDRSALKLTEDEIEKFKAEGRKPHWRFLLDQEKVTWQDDVRGEVSVDCASMSDPVLIRSDGRPLYHLPSVVDDIDFGITHVIRGEDHVSNTALHIQIFKALGADVPAFAHLPLLMGPDGGPLSKREGSQSLRELRGTGLEPMSINSLLARLGTSDNVDAQGDLAAVVEGFDINRFSRAAAKFDPAELKNINARILHEMSWEQASKRLNLEGATEAFWLAVRGNLETIKDAEGWWNVVCGPITPVVEDPEFLAKAAELLPEGPLDAGSWKIWTTAVKDALGVKGKALFMPLRQALTGRSHGPEMNNMLVLIGREKALARLAGKQA
- the cysS gene encoding cysteine--tRNA ligase, coding for MSIQLYNTAKRQKEAFVPRDPKNVGMYVCGPTVYDTAHIGNARPAVVFDVLARLLRHEYGDDHVTYVRNITDVEDKIIEAAAANNESIADLTARTTKAYHDDMAALGVGLPDREPKATEHIDGMIEMIGVLIDKGHAYEAEGHVLFDVPSMPDYGKLSGRNREELIEGARVEVAPYKKDPADFVLWKPSPGDMPGWESPWGKGRPGWHIECSVMSKAELGEAFDIHGGGRDLIFPHHENEVAQSCCANEDSTFARYWVHNGFLTVEGKKMSKSLGNFFTVRDLLDKASKLENCAGEIYRFLLLNTDYRQPLNWTEVGVENAENSLNTLYTAMQKLEDVGAELSVVPDTIVDHLKNDIDTPFALKELIAIAKKANVASDQEERAILKGQLIKGGQLLGVLQQSVDDWFKGAAGSELDGAAIDELIEERIQSKKQKNFARADEIRNDLMEQGIILEDGPEGTTWKRA
- the cimA gene encoding citramalate synthase — its product is MSKERLYLFDTTLRDGAQTQGVDFSVENKIFIAEALDKLGIDYIEGGWPGANPGDTAFFENPPKFKNATFTAFGMTRRPGRSVSNDVGLAAVLDAKTPATCLVGKSWDFQVDVALGISNQENVELISSSIEECVRQGREAMYDAEHFFDGYKANPDYAMECLKAAHDAGARWVVLCDTNGGSMPHEVSRIVKEVVKVIPGDHVGIHTHNDTENAVSNTLAAVLAGARQVQGTINGLGERCGNANMMSLIPTFMLKEPFKSQFETGISAEGLKSLTSVSRLLDEVLNRAANRHQPYVGPSAFTHKGGLHVSAVQKDPSTYEHIEPSLVGNSRIIPVSDQAGRSNVLAQLKDFGMDVDPKDPRIDRLLEEVKEREFNGYSYDSAPASFELMARRRLGMVPNYFEVESFRTQVERRHNAKGDMISVSDAVVKVIVDGKRYMSVAEGNGAVNALDMALRKDLGKYSQYLEDLRLEDFKVRILTTGTEAVTRVTIESIDDTLKNWTTVGVSPNLVDAAFAALQDSIIYKLLKAGAPAGK
- a CDS encoding RNA methyltransferase, with protein sequence MTSNTQAPAIILVEPQMGENIGAAARAMLNFGLTDLRLVAPRDGWPNDRAIPLASGADVVLEKARLFDTLNEAIADLQHVYATTARPRDMIKRVVTPNGAGREMRSSIDKGEACGILFGKESWGLSSDDITYADTIITVPLNPDFSSINLAQAVLLVGYEWYQQADDTPQSVIRNEERLATKKELVHLFTRIENELDARGYFDSIMNRRPVILANMRNMFHRFNLMETDIKAMQGIIKGISRPKKKDD